A genomic window from Anthocerotibacter panamensis C109 includes:
- the zwf gene encoding glucose-6-phosphate dehydrogenase translates to MATLLQNPLRAGLQAERQPKPVIMVIFGASGDLAQRKLLPALYDLARDRHLPPEFTVVGVGRSPLTDEEFRNKMYEGVTHHARDFVPGLWEDFARGLFYLEGDLNTPEFYAKMRDYLAELDTKRGTQGNRVFYLSIPPSSFPVLLENMGANDLVGTPETVRVIVEKPFGRDLKTARELNAIVSRVFNEDQLYRIDHYLGKETVQNILVFRFANAIFEPLWDRRYLDHVQITVGETVGLEGRGKYYEEAGALRDMLQNHLMQVLTLVCMEPPAGMEANTVRDEKVKVLRSIQVMEPREVSLHTVRAQYTQGYIAGKPVAGYREEPGVSPNSITPTYAAVKFYIDNWRWSGVPFYLRTGKRLAKRVSEVSLHFRESPAGLFRNKYLAMPTQDVLALRIQPDEGISLRFDAKIPGPELMMRPVNMDFRYGTTFSQQSPEAYERLLLDCLHGDQTLFARADEVEYAWKVVTPIIEQWSTGTPQDLATYAAGSWGPKEADQLLARDNRHWRRL, encoded by the coding sequence ATGGCTACGCTACTACAAAATCCCCTGCGGGCGGGCCTCCAGGCTGAGCGCCAACCCAAACCCGTCATCATGGTCATCTTCGGAGCCTCCGGGGACTTAGCTCAACGCAAGCTCCTGCCTGCCCTCTATGACTTGGCCCGCGACCGTCACTTACCCCCGGAGTTCACCGTAGTCGGGGTCGGACGTTCGCCGCTGACCGACGAGGAATTCCGCAACAAAATGTACGAGGGGGTGACCCATCACGCTCGTGACTTCGTGCCGGGACTGTGGGAGGACTTCGCTCGGGGGCTGTTTTATTTGGAGGGCGACCTCAACACGCCTGAGTTTTACGCGAAGATGCGCGACTATCTGGCTGAACTCGACACCAAACGGGGCACCCAGGGCAACCGCGTCTTTTACCTGTCGATCCCGCCTAGTTCCTTCCCGGTCCTTCTAGAGAACATGGGCGCGAACGATCTGGTCGGGACACCCGAGACGGTACGGGTCATCGTGGAGAAGCCCTTTGGCCGCGACCTCAAGACCGCCCGCGAACTCAATGCCATCGTGAGCCGCGTCTTCAATGAGGATCAGCTCTACCGCATCGACCACTACCTGGGCAAAGAAACAGTCCAGAACATCCTCGTCTTCCGGTTTGCCAACGCGATCTTCGAGCCGCTCTGGGACCGGCGCTACCTCGACCATGTACAGATCACCGTGGGCGAGACCGTGGGTCTGGAGGGCCGGGGCAAGTACTACGAGGAGGCAGGCGCGCTCAGAGACATGCTTCAGAATCACCTGATGCAGGTGCTCACCCTCGTCTGCATGGAGCCTCCGGCGGGCATGGAGGCCAACACCGTCCGCGACGAGAAGGTCAAAGTTCTGCGCTCGATTCAGGTCATGGAACCGCGTGAAGTCTCGCTCCATACCGTCCGCGCCCAGTATACTCAGGGCTATATCGCCGGGAAACCCGTTGCGGGCTATCGAGAGGAGCCAGGAGTTTCACCTAACTCGATCACCCCCACCTACGCGGCGGTGAAGTTTTACATCGACAACTGGCGCTGGAGTGGGGTGCCCTTTTATCTCAGGACGGGCAAGCGGCTAGCGAAGCGGGTCAGCGAGGTCTCGCTACATTTTCGAGAGTCTCCAGCGGGCCTGTTTCGCAACAAGTATCTGGCTATGCCGACCCAGGACGTGCTGGCCTTAAGGATTCAGCCGGATGAGGGGATCTCCTTGCGCTTTGATGCCAAGATCCCCGGCCCCGAGTTGATGATGCGCCCGGTGAATATGGACTTTCGCTATGGGACGACCTTTTCCCAGCAGAGCCCCGAAGCCTATGAGCGCTTGCTCCTCGACTGTCTGCACGGGGATCAGACGCTTTTTGCCCGCGCCGATGAAGTGGAGTACGCCTGGAAAGTCGTAACCCCGATTATCGAGCAGTGGAGCACGGGTACTCCCCAAGACCTGGCGACCTACGCGGCAGGCAGTTGGGGACCCAAAGAAGCCGACCAGCTCTTAGCCCGCGACAACCGCCATTGGCGACGTCTATAA
- the gndA gene encoding NADP-dependent phosphogluconate dehydrogenase encodes MAALAKVGLIGLAVMGENLALNIERNGFPIAVYNRTEAKTKELMATRAKGKNFIPTFTLEAFVAALEPPRKIIILVKAGAPVDALLKQLQPLLSPGDIVIDGGNSLFTDTERREKEYAQADLNFMGMGVSGGEEGALWGPSLMPGGPIVAYQAMEPILTKIAAQVTDGPCVTYIGPGGAGHYVKMVHNGIEYGDMQLIAEAYDLLKNVVGLTPAEIHDVFKSWNQGEELQSFLIEITADIFTYIDPETHQPLVELILDKAGQKGTGKWTSQNALDLGIAIPTINAAIESRIISSFKDQRVAASSVLTGPSHFYTGDKQKFIDSVASALYCAKVCSYAQGMALLAAASSEYKYNLTLTELSRIWKGGCIIRANLLDKIQQAFKHNPLLPNLLVDPEFAQELTTKQEQWREVVATAAKVGVPCTAMSASLGYFDSYRSERLPLNLTQAQRDFFGAHTYERIDKPGSFHTEWNIR; translated from the coding sequence ATGGCAGCATTGGCAAAGGTCGGCCTGATTGGTCTGGCTGTAATGGGCGAAAACCTAGCCCTGAACATTGAGCGCAATGGGTTTCCCATCGCCGTCTATAACCGCACCGAGGCCAAAACCAAGGAGTTGATGGCGACTCGGGCCAAGGGGAAGAACTTTATTCCCACCTTCACGCTCGAAGCGTTTGTAGCGGCGCTCGAGCCCCCACGTAAAATCATCATTTTAGTCAAGGCCGGAGCGCCCGTAGACGCCCTGCTGAAACAATTGCAGCCCTTGCTCAGCCCAGGGGATATTGTCATTGACGGCGGTAATTCGCTGTTTACGGACACCGAGCGCAGGGAAAAGGAATACGCCCAAGCAGATCTGAATTTTATGGGCATGGGCGTCTCAGGTGGCGAAGAGGGAGCTCTCTGGGGGCCGAGTCTCATGCCCGGTGGTCCGATAGTGGCCTACCAAGCGATGGAGCCAATTCTCACCAAAATTGCAGCTCAGGTCACAGATGGTCCCTGTGTGACCTATATCGGTCCCGGCGGGGCCGGACATTACGTCAAGATGGTCCACAATGGCATCGAGTACGGCGACATGCAGCTTATCGCCGAAGCCTACGACCTCCTCAAAAACGTCGTCGGCCTTACCCCTGCCGAAATCCACGACGTCTTCAAGTCCTGGAATCAAGGCGAGGAACTGCAATCTTTCCTCATTGAGATCACTGCCGATATCTTTACCTATATCGACCCTGAGACCCATCAGCCTTTGGTCGAACTCATCCTTGACAAAGCTGGACAGAAGGGTACGGGCAAGTGGACTTCTCAAAATGCCTTGGACTTGGGTATCGCCATCCCGACCATCAACGCCGCCATCGAGTCCAGGATCATCTCGTCCTTCAAAGACCAACGGGTCGCAGCCTCTAGCGTCCTCACCGGGCCAAGTCACTTCTATACGGGTGACAAACAGAAGTTTATCGACAGCGTAGCCTCTGCGCTCTACTGTGCCAAGGTTTGCTCCTACGCTCAAGGGATGGCGCTCTTGGCGGCGGCTTCGTCAGAGTACAAGTACAACTTAACCCTGACCGAACTCAGCCGCATCTGGAAGGGCGGTTGCATCATCCGGGCCAACCTCCTCGACAAGATCCAGCAAGCCTTCAAGCACAACCCGCTCCTACCCAACCTGCTCGTAGACCCCGAATTTGCCCAGGAGTTGACGACCAAACAGGAACAGTGGCGCGAGGTGGTGGCGACTGCAGCCAAAGTCGGGGTACCCTGCACGGCGATGAGTGCTTCTTTAGGCTACTTTGATAGCTACCGCTCCGAGCGCCTGCCCCTCAACCTCACCCAGGCTCAGCGCGATTTCTTTGGGGCACATACCTATGAGCGCATCGATAAGCCAGGGTCTTTTCACACCGAATGGAATATCAGGTAG